Proteins from a genomic interval of Quercus robur chromosome 9, dhQueRobu3.1, whole genome shotgun sequence:
- the LOC126700125 gene encoding uncharacterized protein LOC126700125 produces the protein MHHYLQKLIGLRSSVGASKEEVERLQKEKTELKEKEEKASKEIKRLQEEIASLSENLKKVKLESEEKDKRVESAESHVAALQKQAADLLLEYDRLLEDNQNLQTQAMGYR, from the coding sequence ATGCATCACTATCTCCAAAAGCTTATTGGATTGAGGAGTAgcgtgggagcttcaaaagagGAAGTTGAAAGGCTTCAGAAGGAAAAGACGgaacttaaagaaaaagaagagaaagcttCCAAGGAGATAAAGCGGCTGCAAGAAGAAATAGCTTCTCTATCAGAGAATTTGAAGAAGGTGAAGCTAGAATCTGAAGAGAAAGATAAGAGAGTTGAATCTGCTGAAAGCCATGTTGCTGCCCTTCAAAAACAAGCCGCAGACCTACTTCTTGAATACGACCGTCTATTAGAAGACAACCAAAATCTTCAGACTCAGGCTATGGGATATAGATAG
- the LOC126700126 gene encoding uncharacterized protein LOC126700126, whose translation MVVGSASADDCAVKPLTSSAAKWGKRLFIGCIPIEATVDNVQLYFSQSGYVLDVYLAKDERKMCHRGFGFMTLSNEISVVFTSQKVRWILWVEVCL comes from the exons ATGGTGGTTGGTTCTGCTTCCGCTGATGACTGTGCTGTTAAGCCTTTGACAAGTTCAGCTGCTAAGTGGGGAAAGAGGCTTTTCATAGGATGCATTCCGATTGAAGCTACTGTTGATAATGTGCAGTTGTATTTCAGTCAGTCTGGCTATGTTTTGGATGTGTATCTTGCCAAG gatgaaagaaaaatgtgtCATAGGGGGTTCGGTTTTATGACATTGTCTAATGAAATTTCAGTTGTGTTCACTTCTCAGAAAGTACGTTGGATACTTTGGGTAGAAGTGTGTCTGTAG